A stretch of Girardinichthys multiradiatus isolate DD_20200921_A chromosome 20, DD_fGirMul_XY1, whole genome shotgun sequence DNA encodes these proteins:
- the arhgap46a gene encoding rho GTPase-activating protein 39 isoform X3, with translation MLVKVNSMQRSQPIPPLQQHLQHSAPSKASTASHGGHPSSSQGYKTAPSGKMASDGRQAHHIRKGSNGSFCLLTSDAGHPSPLLQRSQTCTPRPVSPPYGCTAPIYDEPVSECPIYDEPPTDMEVEGAHLYNGQHLSRLTPTQSLQKPRLLPHPASSHLGSRHRRDPSSSDYSPAGLECIKHMVNVDPKQGLPSSSPLPTRAASPTSRQDRVLNLPQPHPSQQSRGQLRDRELGTPGPSSLDKKHNWRILEATVQRAMDARHSRQSSQASQDFQSTTPQATANYQDSGYSTGPSPSLRRKSRRRVGGAGGRPGSVGSSGELCALNERLMAEMREVVSRSNTMREVRAGLDPEMGDRGVVPRTRSPADSLRWFGGGGSSAGRCPSQEDMGSAPRSLKGTSNCGPPVLTPLEIPGRQKRTYEKVDTLEMSINSQASLSSPETPGPQSQAGTLELQAQLESRKKGMVDGRTASLGPHRSASHDNREGADGAGGQRGSSYQLSYATLRQPPPPDMGMEDWASKHLNMHTQGLFRRRVSIANMLSWNRGSIKKPMLVTSDRAIRKEACEMFKLVQAYMGDRPSRLDRRHCALLIVTKCWDMPGLRDELYVQLVRQTTGNASPRSLAAGWDLMAVSLAFFAPSPKFRCYLEGYIQRHTEPNSDKKCESQTEAQVTQFILEQQELKLKKNSKSRKKRKQNTEEEEGLPVSTYAKFCHRKLLKVAITGGKKGLRKPTLEEIDHSRRAIITPSLFGSSLEEVMERQSELFPDRKLPWVQVQLSQYVLALGGAQTEGIFRVPGDIDEVNALKLQVDQWRIPENLSDPNVPASLMKLWYRELEEPLIPMDFYKQCISNCDDPVAAIAVVQSLPELNRLVLCYFIHFLQVFAQPSNVAITKMDVNNLAMVMAPNCLRCQSDDPRIIFENTRKEMSFLRMLIVHLDTGFIEGVV, from the exons ATGTTGGTGAAGGTGAACAGCATGCAGCGCAGCCAGCCCATCCCACCACTGCAGCAACATTTACAGCACAGTGCACCCAGCAAAGCCAGCACTGCTTCCCATGGAGGACACCCGAGCTCCAGCCAGGGATATAAAACAGCCCCTTCTGGCAAAATGGCCAGTGATGGGCGTCAGGCTCATCACATTAGAAAAGGCAGCAATGGTAGCTTCTGTTTGTTGACATCGGACGCTGGCCACCCCAGTCCGCTCCTCCAGAGGTCACAGACTTGCACCCCGCGCCCAGTCTCTCCTCCGTATGGTTGCACTGCCCCGATCTACGATGAGCCAGTGTCAGAATGTCCCATATATGACGAACCCCCTACAGATATGGAAGTAGAGGGGGCACACCTGTATAATGGACAACATTTGTCTCGTTTGACACCTACCCAGAGTCTCCAAAAGCCTAGACTTCTCCCGCACCCTGCTTCATCTCATCTGGGGTCTAGACACCGGAGAGACCCCTCTTCCTCTGACTACAGCCCAGCCGGTCTGGAGTGCATCAAGCACATGGTCAATGTGGACCCCAAACAAGGGCTCCCATCCAGCTCTCCTCTGCCTACGCGAGCTGCTTCCCCTACCTCCAGACAAGATCGTGTTTTGAATCTGCCCCAGCCACACCCTTCACAACAGTCTCGAGGCCAGTTAAGGGACAGAGAGCTAGGAACCCCGGGCCCGAGTTCACTGGACAAAAAGCATAACTGGCGAATCCTGGAGGCCACTGTGCAGCGTGCCATGGATGCACGGCACAGCAGGCAGAGCAGCCAAGCCTCACAGGATTTCCAATCCACTACCCCACAGGCCACAGCAAACTATCAAGACTCTGGCTACTCCACAGGACCCTCTCCAAGCTTGAGAAGAAAGAGCAGGAGGAGAGTGGGAGGCGCAGGAGGCAGGCCGGGGTCAGTAGGCAGCAGCGGGGAGCTATGCGCCCTAAACGAGAGACTAATGGCAGAAATGAGGGAGGTGGTGAGTCGCTCCAACACCATGAGAGAGGTGAGAGCAGGGCTGGACCCAGAAATGGGGGACAGAGGTGTTGTACCTCGGACACGCTCCCCTGCAGACTCACTCAGGTGGTTTGGAGGAGGAGGGAGCTCTGCGGGCAGGTGTCCATCACAAGAGGACATGGGCAGTGCTCCACGGTCACTAAAGGGGACGAGTAACTGTGGCCCCCCTGTTCTGACCCCTCTGGAAATACCAGGAAGGCAAAAAAGAACCTATGAAAAGGTGGATACATTGGAGATGAGCATAAACAGCCAGGCCAGCCTTTCATCACCAGAGACCCCAGGACCACAATCACAG GCGGGAACCCTAGAGCTGCAGGCTCAGCTGGAGAGCAGGAAGAAAGGCATGGTGGATGGACGGACTGCTTCTCTAGGTCCACATCGCTCTGCCAGCCATGACAACCGAGAAGGAGCTGATGGAGCAGGAGGACAAAGAGGATCTTCCTACCAGCTCTCCTATGCTACCCTGCGGCAACCTCCACCTCCCGACATGGGCATGGAGGACTGGGCCAGCAAGCACCTCAACATGCACACGCAGGGGCTGTTCCGGCGACGCGTCTCCATCGCCAACATGTTGTCCTGGAACCGCGGGTCCATCAAGAAGCCTATGCTGGTCACCAGCGACCGTGCCATCAGGAAGGAGGCCTGCGAGATGTTCAAGCTCGTGCAGGCTTACATGGGAGACAGGCCTTCGCGACTTGACCGCCGCCACTGCGCCCTGCTCATCGTCACCAAGTGCTGGGACATGCCAGGGCTGCGGGACGAGCTGTACGTACAGCTGGTGAGGCAGACCACAGGCAACGCCAGCCCCCGAAGCCTGGCGGCAGGGTGGGACCTCATGGCTGTCAGCTTAGCCTTCTTTGCACCTTCACCGAAGTTTCGCTGCTACCTGGAGGGCTACATTCAGAGACACACGGAGCCCAACAGCGACAAGAAATGTGAGTCTCAGACTGAGGCACAGG tgacacagtttattttggaacagcagGAACTAAAACTGAAGAAGAATTCAAAGTCCCGAAAGAAGCGGAAGCAGAACACAGAGGAGGAAGAAG GCCTTCCTGTCAGCACGTATGCCAAGTTCTGCCATCGGAAGCTCCTCAAGGTGGCGATCACTGGGGGCAAAAAG GGTCTGCGTAAACCCACCTTGGAGGAGATCGACCACAGCAGACGGGCCATCATCACCCCATCCCTTTTTGGCAGCTCTCTTGAGGAAGTGATGGAAAGGCAGAGCGAACTCTTCCCAGACAGGAAGCTACCCTGGGTGCAGGTTCAGCTGTCCCAGTATGTCCTGGCTCTGGGTGGGGCTCAGACAGAGGGCATCTTCAG AGTGCCCGGAGACATTGACGAAGTCAATGCATTAAAGCTCCAAGTGGACCAGTGGAGGATTCCAGAGAATCTCTCTGACCCTAATGTTCCTG CCTCTCTGATGAAGCTCTGGTATCGTGAGCTGGAGGAGCCCCTGATTCCAATGGACTTCTACAAGCAATGCATCAGTAACTGTGACGACCCGGTGGCAGCCATTGCTGTGGTGCAGTCTCTACCAGAACTGAACAGACTGGTTCTGTGCTACTTCATCCACTTCCTTCAG